A window of Colletes latitarsis isolate SP2378_abdomen chromosome 11, iyColLati1, whole genome shotgun sequence genomic DNA:
TTTTATCGTTGACGACGATGGTAGACCGATCGCTGAGAAACGTAAAAAGAAAAGGCCAATATTTTCCGACGCGGCCTTACAGGAAGCCCAAGACATTTTCGGCGTCGATTTCGATTACGATGAATTTGGTAAATACGGCGAAGAAGACTACGAGGAAGACGAGGAGGAAGACGAGGAGGACGAGTATATGGATGAAGAGGATGCTGAGAGGCCGAGAAGACCAAAGAAACAGTTGAAGAAGAAAACCACGAGAAAAAGTATATTTGAAATTTACGAGCCCAGCGAACTGAAGCGTGGTCATTTCACCGATATGGATATCGAAGTACGTAACACGGATATACCAGAGAGAATGCAGCTTCGAACGGTTCCTGTTACCCCAGTCTTAGAGGGTTCCGACGAGCTGGATCTCGAGGCAGAATGGATTTATAAACAAGCATTCTGCCGACCAACTATTTCAATTCAAGACGCTCATTTGAACGCGGAGGCCAAAGAAAGGGCTCGGAAAGGACCTCAGAcgatcggcaaaattaaaaaggcCTTAGACTTTATGCGAAACCAACATTTCGAGGTACCGTTTATATCGTTTTACAGAAAGGAGTACGTTCTACCGGAGTTAAACATCAACGATCTCTGGAAGGTGTACAAATTTGACGCGAAATGGTGTCAGCTTCGTCAgaggaaagaaaatttgttaaaattgttCGATAAAATGAGGAATTATCAGCTGGATGAAATTATGAAGAACCCGGACGCCCCTTTGCCGGATAGCGTGCGAGTAATCAAGGATGACGATATAGAACGACTTAAGAACGTGCAGACCAGCGAAGAATTGAACGACGTCTATCATCATTTTATGCTGTACTATAGTCACGAGATACCAGCGATGCAGGAGGCCGTGCGGCTCAAGGAAAAAGAACAGCGTCGGGAGGCTAAGATTCAGAAACGAAAGCAACAGATCGCGGAAGCCGAGGAGAACGGCGAGGATCCTCCGCCGGAAGAAGAGGTGGAAGTGGTGGAGGAAGAGGAACCGGACGAAACGTTGAAGCAAGCGATACGAACTGGTCCGTATTCTATCTGCAAGCGAGCGGGTCTCGACAGTCTTGCGAAGAAATTCGGTCTCACTCCGGAGCACTTTGCCGAAAATTTGCGCGACAATTATCAGCGCCATGAAGTAGATCAAGAGCCCACGGAACCTTTGACCCTCGCCAACGAATATTGCAGTCAGATACTCGGTACGCCGGAAGAAGTGGTGAAAGCTTCCCAGTTGATGGTAGCTATACAGTTAGCGCGTGAACCTTTGGTGAGAAAATGCGTGAGAGAAATGTACATGGAGAGGGCGAAGATATCGATCAAACCTACGAGAAAGGGAATCAAGGAGATAGACGAGAATCATCCGATTTACGGTATGAAATACCTGAAGGATAAACCCGTGCGCGATCTCGTTGGCGATCAATTCTTGAACCTGATCACGGCCGAGGAAGATAAATTGATCACGATCACGATGAGCGACAGCATCGAGGGGAACACCAGCAACAATTACGTCGACGAAATGAAGCAGCTCTACTATCGGGACGAGTTCAGCAAGAATGTCCAGGACTGGAACACCTTGAGAGTCGGAAGCGTCGAAATGGCGTTGACGCGTTTGGTTATACCGAGTCTGAAGAAAGAGCTGAGAACGAACCTTATCGCGGAGGCCAAGGAATGCGTGATGAAAGCTTGTTGCCGTAAGATGTACAATTGGATCAAAGTCGCTCCTTACACGTGCGAGTTCCCGGAAGAGGAAGACGAGGAATGGGATACCACCAAGGGGCTTCGCGTGATGGGCTTGGCTTACGTTCCCGATTACTCTCAGGCCGCGTTCACCTGTCTGATCGCTCCTGACGGGGAATGCACGGATTACTTGAGATTACCGCATCTAATGAAACGCAAGAACAGCTACCGCGAGGACGAGAAGACAATGAAGGAAGCCGATTTGTTGGCGTTGCGGAACTTCATAGCCACCAAGAAGCCGCACGTTGTGGCGATAAGCGGTGAATCTAGAGAGGCGATGATGATCGCGGCTGACATCAAAGAGTGCATCGCGAACCTCGTAGAGGAGGAGCAATTCCCATCCATACAAGTGGAGATTTGCGACAACGACCTTGCCAAGATCTACTCGAACAGTAACAAGGGCGTGTCCGAATTCCGTGATTACCCGGAATTACTGCGGCAAGCCATTTCGCTGGCCAGGAGAATGCAAGACCCGTTGGTGGAGTTTTCCCAGCTGTGCACCGCGGACGAAGAGATCCTGTGCCTCAAGTACCACAGCTTACAGGATCATCTACCGAAGGACGAGCTCCTCGAGAACTTGTATTTAGAGTTTGTAAATCGCGTGAACGAAGTCGGCGTCGATGTTAACAAGGCGGTGCAGCAGGCCTATTGTGGGAATTTGGTGCAATTCGTATGCGGTTTGGGCCCTCGAAAGGGCCAGGCCCTGATCAAGATGCTGAAACAAACGAATCAGAGGTTAGAGAACAGGACGCAGCTGGTGACTGCCTGCCATATGGGGCCCAAGGTCTTCATCAATTGCGCGGGCTTTATTAAGATAGATACCAACAGTCTGGGTGACAGTACCGAGGCGTACGTGGAAGTGTTGGACGGGTCTAGGGTGCATCCGGAGACGTACGAATGGGCTAGGAAAATGGCCGTGGATGCGTTGGAGTACGACGACGAAGACGCAAATCCCGCCGGTGCTCTCGAGGAGATCCTAGAGTCGCCCGAAAGGCTGAAGGATCTGGATTTGGACGCGTTCGCGGAGGAGCTCGAAAGACAGGGTTTCGGGAATAAGTGCGTCACGTTGTACGATATCAGGGCAGAATTGAACAGCAGATACAAAGATTTACGAGTACCGTATCAATCGCTCAGCGCGGAAAGGTTGTTTGATATTCTAACGAAGGAAACGCCGGAGACATTTTACGTGGGCAAATTGGTGTTGGCGACGGTGGTGGGGATCAGCCATAGAAAACCTCAAGGCGATCAGTTGGATCAAGCGAACCCGGTGAGAAACGACGAAACCGGTCTGTGGCAGTGTCCATTTTGTTTGAAAAACGACTTTCCCGAGCTCTCCGAAGTATGGAATCATTTCGACGCTGGAGCTTGTCCAGGAAAAGCTACCGGCGTCCGATTGAGATTAGACAACGGAATATCGGGTTACATCCACATAAAGAATTTATCCGACAGACACGTCGCGAATCCCGAAGAGAGGGTGAGCATCGGGCAAATAATACATTGTCGAATAATTAAAATCGAGGTGGAACGATTCAGCGTCGAATGCACGAGCAAGAGCAGCGACCTCGCGGACAAGAATCACGAATGGAGGTGCGTTTTTTAAAATATCATTTTCGATAATTACGCGCCATACCGACAACGATGTCGATCTCAATGGATTTGTAGCAATCCTCTCTAAGGTCGTTGAAATCGGCGAGATCGTCAGTATGGTACATAATTATCTTCCTTTTTATCTGTTTATTTAAAGGGGAGTTCCCCGAATGATCCGTCGATATTTGAATGAATTTTTGCATAAAATCGTGCTTCTGAGTTAATACGTAGGGAAACTTAGCTTCTTTTGTATGTGCCTTTATTTTTTTCGGTTTTCGTGTTATATCGGCTTCAAATCGTATCTAGTATCTTTTGTACGCTAAACAAAGAATGCTGTCACGTTGTTAATTCACTCGCTCTACTATGATTATCAGCCCCTTCGTATGGTTTTAAATGCAGACGTTTAATAGTTCAGAACAGTGTTTTACAAACTGTAGTCCGGAGGTCCGACAGTATCTAGTATCTAATTATGTATTATTTTAAGCGAGCGTTCGAATTCTGTTGGATGACTTTTCTACAAGtctcttttattttaaatatgtttTAAAGACTGTAGTTttatttacatgtatgttatttacatatttttttacattatTCAGGTGCATTATAAGCTGTGCATATGCTAGAATAGTACCTAAAAGAACATTTAAAACAAATCTAATATCACGTTCAAGTATATGCTTAAATTGTGAATATTGCGAAGCATAcatttaataaatataaatcgatAACATGTTTAGAAATAATGTGAACATATGTCAGAGAATTAAATGGGACAGTTTTGGAACTTTCAACGTCGTATGCAAGCTATGAAAACTAATAGCATAACATCAAGATATCAATTTATAATAACATGATAAGGTAACATCAGTgattcatattttttaaataataatttaaatccTAGAAGCATATTAACAGACCTATCAATTTCATTACAGATATGCACGGTACGCTTCAAAATTATCAGCGGACAGGACACATTTTTTTAATGCAAATCAAGTAGCAttcttacaaaaaaaaaaaaaaaaaaaaaaaaatgttataatGCTTCTTTCGTAAGGTATTCCTGGTGTGTTTCTATTTAAAATCTTACTACTATCATCCTAGCAAATGTACGATTATAAAGCGCATGATTAATGTGACTAATGTAAATCCTGACTTGCTCAGATATAACGCACCAAAACAGGATGAAAACTTGCACAGATCGCTCTATAAAACAAGAATAACCTTACGAGGAACAACAGAATTCTCCAAGACTTTTTTGGTTTCAATTCTAGCAAATTTTTTTGTTCTGATCCTGCGTAGCTCGCGATAGAACACACTTAtcaacatttttttttgttggtTGGCTAGGATCTACCCGTGGTTTTCAGGATTTAGGATCATCGTAAAGGATCCGTTTCTCCTCTCCCGTGATGATTTTTTGCAAAAAATCTTCCTTACATTGCCCGATCGTCAAAGGCAGACATCCGTCTGATGGTCGATTTTTGTTATTTAGAGTGAGCTCGAGTGCTCCGCACAAGTTTCTCTTGAATTTACGTTGCATCGTTAATTTAAACTGTTAACTCCCGCGTAAAACAAAAAGCACAGAACTCTCTACTACGCCTAATAGATAAGAAGCGGTATAGTCGGTATTTGAAAAATCCTTGTTTGCAGACCGCAAAGAGATCCTTTTTACGACACGGAGGCAGAGCAGAAGGACTTAAAAGTCGAAGAAGACGCAAAGAAGGCCAAACAACGACAGACGTACGTTAAACGGGTGATCGTTCATCCGTCGTTTCACAATATCAGTTTCGCGGAGGCTGAGAAGTTGATGCAAACTATGAAACAAGGAGAGGCGATAGTTAGGCCAAGCAGCAAGGGCGCGGACCACTTGACAGTCACGTGGAAAGTAACCGACGATATTTACCAACACATCGACGTGAGAGAAGAAGGGAAGGAAAACGCGTTCTCTTTGGGACAGAGTCTATGGATCGGGAATGAGGAATTCGAGGATTTGGATGAAATTATAGCGAGACACGTGAATCCGATGGCCGCGTATGCCTCGGAACTGTTGGATTTCAAATATTATAAGCCAAACGTAGAAGGTATCAAAGATAAAGCGGAGGAAATATTGAAGGAACAAAAGAAAGAAAATCCTGGAGGGATTCCGTACATAATATCCGCCGCGAAGGTCTGTATCGATCTACCGTCTTTCATCTATCGATGAATTCCGTCACGGTTGAGACATTTAAGACAGGCTTTCGCGCGTTTCAGAATTATCCCGGAAAATTTCTTCTGTCTTATCTTCCACGAACTCGGTGCCGTCACGAGTACGTGACAGTGTCCCCGGAGGGATTTCGATTCAGAGGGCAAATGTTCGGCAGAGTGAACGATCTGTTCCGTTGGTTTAAAGAACACTTTCGGGATCCGGTGCCCGGACAGTCTACTCCCAGTACTCCGCGTGGCGCTATGACATCCAGAACGCCATACCATACAACGCCAGGAGCAGTGAGCGGTAAATGTTTCAGATTTATCAGATTCACGCACGTTAACTCTTGTGTTAATAGACGGGTACTAACGATCTGAACACGATATTGCAGGAATGAACCAAGAAGCGATACAAAGAGTGGCGCAAAATCTCCCTCATCACATGTTACACTCTTTGTCGCAAGTAGCAAATCAAACCCCACATCACTATCCACCGCACACTCCTGGAACTGCAAGTGCAGCCGGTTATGGCGGAGTACACACTTACCCGAATACACCGTACACGCCTTCTGGTCAAACACCTTTCATGACACCGTACCAAACACCCCACCATACTCCACACCATGGTCAACCAACTCCTAGGTACGGACAACAGACGCCCAATCACCAACAGGGTCCTTTCATTCATCCACCTCCTCCTTCGGTTACTTCTGGTCACCATAGATCCACTCCTTCGCACAGACCTACACCTCCTATGTCGACACCCGGTGATCCCATGGACTGGAAAAAAGCGGCAGAAGCCTGGGCGAGATTAAAAAGCGGTCCACGAGTATCGTAAGTATCTCTttatctaataatatatttaaccccttgatatacagggtgttcggccacacctgggaaaaattttaatgggggattctagaggccaaaataagaccaaaatcaagaatgtcaatttcttgactgagaactcgttaaaaagttattaacaattaaatttaaatatttcaaatcgttctggaaaaattattttcagttgggggggtcaattataatcatttttggtgaatagacatacccccgaaatcttgcgcattttcgagaaaaaaattcagtacggtcggaactttaaacattaataactgtttaatgaagcctcaatcaacaaattgatcttcttgattttcgtcttattttggcccctagaatctcccattaaaatttttcccaggagtggccgaacaccctgtatactaatccataaatttgaattttggaGTGTTACGAGCGATATAGTATACAATACAAAATGTGAGCTGACGATTTCAAACTATCCTTTTTCTTTAAATCTTTTATTAGCGGTTCGACCCCAAGATATGACGAGTCTAGGAAAACTCCACGGAATTACGAAGAAACTGTTGGAAGAACAACGCCACGAAACAGAACTTCGGTTCGAACTCCGTCTTACAAATCTCCTCGAGGCACACCACACACCAATTCTAGTCCTCGGAGTATGTCTCTTAGCGGAGACGGTACTCCTCTATACGATGAAAGCTAACGGATTCGTTTGTGCATAATAGGTCGTACTTTCTGATTATATCATTACGTAAAATTAACGTATTGGTATACTAATATAAGAAAGAATCGGGAATCGCATTGCAATAAAAATGCTCTTAACGCTTTGATGGCCGCTGTCGCGTGTACGtgattttactgtttcagtcATCATTTAACTTATGGTTGTTCGGGTTCAAGTTTAATCTCGTCTACCCGCGACGTTATGTCTATATTTATAATTCCTTATAATAATATTCGTAGCATCTTCGTGTGCTCGCTTTAGTCTACGTCAGTATAGAAAGCTGTCTCAAAGCTGCTGTACAAAAGCAGCTGACAATTAATTGAGCTAAATTCAAACAAGTCAAccggtaattttaattttcataaatTCATAATTCAGAAATAATTTGTAATGAAAGTTTCTGCGGATAAAAAAATATACGAAGGTAAAATGGTATTTGTATGTTTACTCGATGATAAAACTATGTAGAGCTGATATTTGAGtatttataaaatgttgaatttaaaaacttcatgttgaaaaatggttaggaaGCTTTCATCGGATTGAGTCTATCGCAAAAAATAGTTTGCGGCAGGCAACAATCATCGTTTGAAATGTGTGACCATCAAAGTATTAAGGATGAGCATTAGTCgtcttgtataaaaaagaattgccGAGTTCACATATAAAGTCATTATATTGCAACGCGTTGATCTACCGATAATCTTCCAATCTCTTAAGCGTTTCTATAATTAGATAACCAATATTGgaggcatacttcacatatacacgtacatatgtatatataacaTCACGGCGGACTCGATTCTCTCTctctaaagaaaaagaaaaagaaaaaagaaaaaaaatacatgtacatcatgtacgatttaaaaaatcgtaaaacaTGATACttacttatatttttattttccaccgTACAAATGCATACTAATTTATGCATCCTTAATGTATGTACAACATTTTCacccaattttaatttttatcaatACTAAGTTATTGTATATTTCTTATGTTACTGACTTAGAAATGGAATGTATTTCTTACATACTTTATACAAttgttaaattatattattaaataataaaacaatCTACAAAGCTGTTTTATCTTGTGATTTTATAATTGTTCCACGATAAACTTatcttttatttcatttttattacaaaaactgAAGAACACATTTTTGTAGAAAAAGTTGAATTTGGAGTGCAAAGCCTATGCATACAAACGCCATTATTATAGGAAGAGTACCcccaaatataaatcgaaaagtcctttacCTTTTACGACACGCTCGGTCTTGCTATAAAAATTAATCTGACTGTTTGAACGGCATTTTTGTATTTGTTATAATAAGTATTAAATATAGGTAAAAATACACTAtatctttttatttaaaaatatcttatatattttatttaaaattatcttttatttaaaaatataataaaattgtgtACTCTACCTTAGTTATAATGTTAAAATAACATATACATGAATTAAAATCAACTAGCGATATGCTACTTTATATACGAGAATCTTCGTCAGTGGATAATACTCTATCAATTGTCGAAATATCATTATAATAAGCATATACTATATTGGAATTGCCAACCGAAGATTGTTGGTGAAACCTGAATAAATATAGTGTATTAACAGCACCGATCACGATACTAAGAAATAGCGCTCAAGGGATCAGGAACTTATATTGATATTTTACCGTTATTTTTAGGTTATACCTTCATAATCATTATAAATAtcgatatatttaaaaaataatatcgatATTTATTCAAGCAATGCTTACTTCATGCTTCACAGAAAATATTGTAACATCGTTTTAGATGCCAGCCTTTACACCAGCATAGATATGGAATTAAGTGTATCTTAAATTTGGCGCGAGCGTCCCTTGAACACTAGTGACAACTACTGTAATAACATTTTCAAAAATTACGTTTGTTTAGTTCTGGCATGCGAGGACTTCATTGATCTCAATGTCGGTTTCGCTCCTCCAGTGTTCGAGCAATGTTTATACTATAAAATTAACGTAATTGTATATTCGGTAATTTAGTAAAATAAGTGATCAATCACTTACTAAATTTTCTGAATTTTCCGATCGATTGAAATTCGGTGACCCCCGTTGTTTCGCGTTTATTTTTTGCCTCTGCCaatgcaaataaaaatattatcaagatagtaataaatatacaaaaaaaaaacattacctTCTGCACAGGAACGCTTGAACAATCGCTAGAGATGCTCGAGTCTGATATCTGCTGATCGATTTGCCTTTTCTTTGCTTTCTGTAATTTTTCGAGATTATTGCTTTCGAACTCCTCTGAATTATTTCTAATTTTGGTATCATTTGATTTTTCTGGAGAACTTGTGATATTATTCTGTAAGGTAAAACGTAGTATATTAAACATgataaattgaaaattatattaACTTCAGTGGTCATAGCAAGCACCTTTAATTCATTTAAATTGTTACTGTTCCTACTGTCGTTATTCCTTTGTATCCTTTGTGGCTTTACAGTTTTACTTTTACTGGGACTTTCATACAAATCATTCATCAAAGAAACTCGCGAATTATTGGGACAGTGTATTGAACTATTCTCTTTTTCGCGAACGCGTTCTCCTGGAAGAAGACAAACATAATAATTTGCACGAACTGCGAACTAATCACGTAAAATATGTAATTATAATATATGAACTAGGGATCATGGATTTAAATATGTGTACAGTTTAGTAATAATTTTCAATATCTTACCAGTCCAATTGTTTAATGGAGGtgtaatttttctatttttagaaCGTATACCAACATTCATTATGTCAATTAAATTTACAGTAGGCACTGAACTAATTACATTAGATTTTGAATGATTTTTAGCCTGTTCATGAGATGCACAATTTGGACACTGATAATTCGTAGTTTCACATTTCTGAATGGCTTTTCTATTAGAGCTTTTCTCCACCGTATCGTTTTTACTTTTTGCATATTCATTaccaatacattcactattttcTACGATATTAAATGTGAATGCTGAATTTTTCTGCCTGAAATGTTCCTGCACTTCATACACATTATTGTCCACTATGGGAGTAGTACTTGTACTGTTCGATTGCTTTCCAATTGTATCAGACTTTGAGCGCCTATTAACGTTACTCTtaacgtttcgattaatataattattgtgacttgaatatttattttctctGATGTCTTCTACAATACTGACGCTAGAATCATCATGATTTACCCTACTAATTTGTGTATTTTTCCGTGTACCAGTAGTTTTAACTTCAGATTTACTTATAATTTGTTCTTTTTCCTCTTTATTTGATTTATGATGCGAAACACATCTCCTTCCTTTACGTTTAGGAGATTGTATCGACAGTTTCTTATGCTGCAATAATTGTTCTACTGATATCTTACGAACTCCAGCATATATTTCACTCTCGCTATCAGAATCGTTGGTAACTTTCGTTTTATTTGCATCGATGATTGTTTTGTTCTTTTGTAATAAATCATTACATTTCGTAAGTTTGTTATCCGTATTTATCGACTTATTTTTAACAATCTCGGTAATATTCTGCAAAGGAATAACTTCAGACGAGCAACATTCTTTCGAACTGTGACTCCTTTCGTTACTATCTGCTTGCACCGTGAATTCATTTCGTTCCGTTGAATTCGTCATATTGGGCTCATTACCTCCAACTGAtccatataatataatataatgtaaCCGGTCAAGTATTTGACCAATTGTATGCAGACAATCGTTAGGACTATTCTTATTTGCTAAAGTATCTATAATAAGATTCAACTTTTCCtttatattacaaatttcaTTATCAGAATATAAACAATTTGCAGTCGCATTTTCTTGTTGCTGACTATTCTTTTTATTATCACGCGACCACGAAACAGGACTCGTGCCCGATATAGATGTCTGAGTAAACGAATTACTTAAAGTATGTACGTGTGAACTATGATTTTGCTTCTCTGTTTGCATCTGCAAGACATTCGAATTATTCGGAGGAGATGTATTGAATTCTTTGAATGACTTTGAAACTGTATTTTCCGGACTGTTTGGAGCTACAAACGTGATGTCTGttatttcattatttaaatCATCGTCACTGTCCGTGACGGAAGTAGGCCAGCGAAAAGTTATTTTACATCCTTGACTTATAAATGTTCTCCAGATATCACAAACATTTAGCCAGTCATTGGGAAAtccataaaaaaatttatttctaacaTAATCTGGCAAATCTATAAAATAATTCAATACTGTTAAATGCACAATATGTAATCAATAACTAATATAACGCAAACTATTTACCACAATCTTTGTCAACCAAATCTCCCTCTAAACGGTATAAATGTTGACAAACAGATTCaacaatattatttgttaatcgtCTCGCGATAGGCTTGCTACGAGCATATATTCCACTAAAACAATAAACTAAAATTAAAaccaaaatatatgtataactaTTTAAAAAGCACTCCTCCGAACAAAATCAAATATTCCCTGCCTAAAATCTTTTTTACTTTACTACATTCAATTTTGCATTACCCTTGAATGATATACCACTTAAAATGAACTTACCGATGTATTGTtcctttaataattaatttatcttGGTTGTTTAACATGACCCTCCATTCTGAAAACACCTTGAGTTTTTTGGTTTTATTTGTACCAGAACTGGTTTGCAAGGAACTATTTTTAGCTTTTTTAGAACAATCTTTGTCAATATCGGTCTCTGTCATTGATTGTATTCTGACATCATTACACCATGATGTATTGTTTGATGTTTGAACAGTACTAGGTACATTAGAGGTAAGAGGTGGTGGCATTAAAGAATAATCATCCTGAGAATCGTttgtcatgctcattctttttaCGCTAGACGTAGCAATTGGTTTGTAACTGTTTGTGTGAAGTTCTTTCAAGAccatatttcttaaatttttggaCGAGGAAACAACCTCACTGCCGATTTTGGAGGTTTGTAAAAAATTAGAATGACTGCTAGACTCAAATGTATCCATATTGATATTAGAAATACTACTAGGTGTCATAGGTAACTGATACGTTTCATTTTTTTCCTCCTTATTTATCTGTTTCATCATATTGAGTTTCAAAGCTCGCTCCAATCTCTTACACCGTTCATCATTTTGAAAATCAATAAATTTTACCTGTACAGACATGTAGATGAATTTAAGCGATGGTTACAAATATTCTTTAGCACAATATTATTTATGTTACCTCTGTCATAGGTTTCATTTAAAAACTTCAACAAAAatcgttaaaatttaaataacaagCTTTATTGTATCGTTTGAGGTCAAAAGTTGCGTCGTACTTGTGGCGACACCTTTCGCACTAGCCAGCAGAGGGATGCCCTGTACCAGCCTATACCTCTCTCACAAATTCTCGACAGTCGAGACTTGACTGACCACACATTTCTACACAGGGTATTCGGCaatccctaggaaaaatttaccgcgctacggaaaagttgtttagtactttttggtaggtacccatgagctctacttcgccccaaaatttcattgaaatatattcactattataggaggtatggtcgtttaaaaattggacctctTTCATGgaatttttctcagtttactgggttaagaaacaatttttcgaatatttttagaatttctacatatgctcccgtaaaatacgcgttgtttacattttgaaacattaaaatccttcaatccgttcagaagttatgacgttttaaagatacgcacgaagttttagggtagcatttctggcgtcacattagattttcggtaaggaatttttttctcgaaagtgcgtaggaattcgggggtatgtctattcaccaaaaatgattgtaattgacccctgcaactaaaaataatttttccagaatgatatgaaagtttttaatttcaccgaaaattggtattcttgattttcgtcttattttggcttctagaatatcccattaaaatttttcccagaggtggtcgaacaccctgtatatctatatACACTCCTTGAGCTACCATTGATTGCCCCGGCGGCTAAGTCAAGAATGAGTAATTGGTACT
This region includes:
- the LOC143347451 gene encoding uncharacterized protein LOC143347451, translating into MKPMTEVKFIDFQNDERCKRLERALKLNMMKQINKEEKNETYQLPMTPSSISNINMDTFESSSHSNFLQTSKIGSEVVSSSKNLRNMVLKELHTNSYKPIATSSVKRMSMTNDSQDDYSLMPPPLTSNVPSTVQTSNNTSWCNDVRIQSMTETDIDKDCSKKAKNSSLQTSSGTNKTKKLKVFSEWRVMLNNQDKLIIKGTIHRGIYARSKPIARRLTNNIVESVCQHLYRLEGDLVDKDCDLPDYVRNKFFYGFPNDWLNVCDIWRTFISQGCKITFRWPTSVTDSDDDLNNEITDITFVAPNSPENTVSKSFKEFNTSPPNNSNVLQMQTEKQNHSSHVHTLSNSFTQTSISGTSPVSWSRDNKKNSQQQENATANCLYSDNEICNIKEKLNLIIDTLANKNSPNDCLHTIGQILDRLHYIILYGSVGGNEPNMTNSTERNEFTVQADSNERSHSSKECCSSEVIPLQNITEIVKNKSINTDNKLTKCNDLLQKNKTIIDANKTKVTNDSDSESEIYAGVRKISVEQLLQHKKLSIQSPKRKGRRCVSHHKSNKEEKEQIISKSEVKTTGTRKNTQISRVNHDDSSVSIVEDIRENKYSSHNNYINRNVKSNVNRRSKSDTIGKQSNSTSTTPIVDNNVYEVQEHFRQKNSAFTFNIVENSECIGNEYAKSKNDTVEKSSNRKAIQKCETTNYQCPNCASHEQAKNHSKSNVISSVPTVNLIDIMNVGIRSKNRKITPPLNNWTGERVREKENSSIHCPNNSRVSLMNDLYESPSKSKTVKPQRIQRNNDSRNSNNLNELKNNITSSPEKSNDTKIRNNSEEFESNNLEKLQKAKKRQIDQQISDSSISSDCSSVPVQKRQKINAKQRGSPNFNRSENSENLYKHCSNTGGAKPTLRSMKSSHARTKQTFHQQSSVGNSNIVYAYYNDISTIDRVLSTDEDSRI